Genomic DNA from Planktomarina temperata RCA23:
ACCCGGCCTATGGTGAGAAGATCGAATTTGTTACCATTGACTATGATCAATTTGGCCGCGCAGAACTGGCCAAAGAGCTTGGTATTCCACGCCGCTCGACGTTGGTTGTTCTGCATGGGGATCAAGAGCTTGGCCGTATTGTTGCCGGAACCTCCAGAAAACAAATCAAAGCGCTCTTGGACACGGCGTTATCCGCAGCCATGGCCGCTTAGGGCACAGACCCCAGATCTTTGAGGTCCTTCGCGCTGTCAATATCGCGCAGCACGTCGACGCGGGCGACCGTGAAATCTGACAAGCTGGTCAGCGTGTCTTGCAATGCATGGGCTGTTGACCAGCGCAACTGCTCAAACAAGCCTTTGGGGCTGGGGCGGCAGCGTTTGAGCCCGATCAGCCAATAACCGCCATCTGGGGCGGGGCCGAGCGTGGCCTCATGGGGGCCGAGGCTGGCGAAGGCCTTCCAGATATGGCGCCGCGAAATCTCGGGGATATCGGCGCCAATAATGCAAACCGGGCCGGGCGGCAGGCTGTCGAACACCTGTTTCATCCGCTGGCCAAGATCTCCCGAGCCTTGCGGAATGCGCGGCAAATGCGCCGGCCAAATGCGGCTTTGCAGACCTTCATGATCGGGCGCGACGCTCAAAATGAGCTCCCAGCGGGGATCTTGCAGGCGCCGCAGCAGCCGGCGCGTTTGGTGACGAAACCACCATGCAGCGGCGGTCATACCAATATCACGCCCGAGCCGGGTTTTGACCCGCCCTGGCCGTGGTTCCTTGACCATGACCACCAAACGTCGTCGGTATTTAGGCGAAATAGTCACGCAAGATCCGAGTATAGATCGATTTGAGTTGATGGATTTGCGCGATTTCCACCCGCTCATCGACTTGATGCATGGTTTTGCCGACCAGGCCAAATTCGACCACGGGGCAATGATGCTGCACAAAGCGGGCATCAGACGTGCCGCCGCTGGTTGAGAGCACCGGGGTCCGGTTTGTTTCCACCTGTACCGCGCGCGCGACAAGGTCCGACAATTCCCCAGGTGGCGTCATGAAACTTTCGCCCGAAATACTGACGTCGAGGTCAACGCGCAGATTGAAGTCCTTCGACACTTCGTCGGCATGCTCTTGCAGCCAATCGGTCAGGCTGGCACCGGAATGGGCGTCATTGAACCGAATGTTAACCGTGGCGCGACATTGCGCTGGAATGACATTTGTGGCCGGGTTGCCCGTGTCAATGGTGACCACCGCCAGGGTTGAGGCGTCAAAATGCGCTGTGCCCGTGTCCAACGTGGCCGTGCCGA
This window encodes:
- a CDS encoding thioredoxin family protein encodes the protein MNRREFLMASSCFLATPAVALAAQAYEPGLVKQLLSEGKTVFVDYTTEWCTTCAAQKRTLARLLKDNPAYGEKIEFVTIDYDQFGRAELAKELGIPRRSTLVVLHGDQELGRIVAGTSRKQIKALLDTALSAAMAA
- a CDS encoding TIGR04282 family arsenosugar biosynthesis glycosyltransferase; the protein is MVKEPRPGRVKTRLGRDIGMTAAAWWFRHQTRRLLRRLQDPRWELILSVAPDHEGLQSRIWPAHLPRIPQGSGDLGQRMKQVFDSLPPGPVCIIGADIPEISRRHIWKAFASLGPHEATLGPAPDGGYWLIGLKRCRPSPKGLFEQLRWSTAHALQDTLTSLSDFTVARVDVLRDIDSAKDLKDLGSVP